Proteins encoded together in one Candidatus Polarisedimenticolaceae bacterium window:
- a CDS encoding OmpW family outer membrane protein, with amino-acid sequence MKKTILAMVAAAAVAVPATAADETLIFRGNVAFITPTADSTIDDIKFEADSAVGLDASFEYKFAKAWGVEAAVLYAKHDVKADGSKFAEIDQTPLLISANYHFPTAGNADWYVGPTVGYTFWGDVDVDNPAAVDPSTDGEFTYGVNAGVDVPIKGSWAFTGGLRYLFSKANGDGVGDVDVNPLVLRAGVAYRF; translated from the coding sequence ATGAAGAAGACGATCCTGGCGATGGTGGCGGCGGCGGCAGTGGCCGTCCCGGCGACGGCCGCCGACGAGACCCTGATCTTCCGCGGCAACGTCGCGTTCATCACGCCGACTGCCGACTCGACGATCGACGACATCAAGTTCGAAGCCGACTCGGCGGTCGGGCTGGACGCGTCCTTCGAATACAAGTTCGCGAAGGCGTGGGGCGTCGAGGCAGCCGTCCTTTACGCCAAGCACGACGTCAAGGCCGACGGCTCCAAGTTCGCCGAAATCGATCAGACCCCCCTCCTCATCAGCGCCAACTACCACTTCCCCACCGCCGGGAACGCCGACTGGTACGTCGGACCGACCGTCGGCTACACCTTCTGGGGCGACGTCGACGTCGATAACCCCGCCGCCGTGGACCCGAGCACCGACGGGGAGTTCACCTACGGCGTGAACGCCGGTGTGGACGTCCCGATCAAGGGCAGCTGGGCCTTCACCGGAGGTCTGCGCTACCTCTTCAGCAAGGCCAACGGCGACGGCGTCGGCGACGTCGACGTGAACCCGCTGGTCCTGCGCGCGGGCGTCGCCTACCGCTTCTAA
- a CDS encoding OmpA family protein, with protein sequence MFGQKWRTFLSPGLGFAVFNPSGSGNALRPFASLGFGQRRAYGDNGVFSWELRADQTFWDSGLNEENFLNYKALVGLGWGVGGPPKDTDGDGVPDKKDKCPDTPRGAIVDEKGCPKDSDGDGVLDGLDQCPGTPAGVPVDEKGCTKDTDGDGVHDGIDKCPNTPKGAKVDANGCPMDTDGDGVYDGIDQCPGTTKGCKVDAKGCPIDSDRDGVCDGLDQCPGTEAGLKVDEKGCPPPPAPKVAPIFTPEQREFILEGITFANDSATITTESTFVLDKVVLALQAYPEATFEIRGHTDSKGSDAYNLKLSDRRAKAVQDYFLSKGIAASRMTAKGYGEKEPIADNKTEEGRAKNRRVALRRTDQ encoded by the coding sequence ATGTTCGGCCAGAAGTGGCGGACGTTCCTCTCGCCCGGCCTCGGTTTCGCGGTGTTCAACCCCTCCGGCTCGGGGAACGCATTGCGCCCGTTCGCGTCCCTGGGCTTCGGCCAGCGCCGCGCTTACGGCGACAACGGCGTGTTCTCCTGGGAGCTGCGTGCCGACCAGACCTTCTGGGACTCGGGACTCAACGAGGAGAACTTCCTCAACTACAAGGCCCTCGTCGGCCTCGGCTGGGGCGTGGGTGGTCCGCCGAAGGACACCGACGGCGACGGCGTTCCCGACAAGAAGGACAAGTGCCCCGACACGCCGCGCGGCGCGATCGTGGACGAAAAGGGCTGCCCGAAGGATTCGGACGGGGACGGCGTCCTCGACGGACTCGACCAGTGCCCGGGCACCCCGGCCGGCGTTCCGGTCGACGAGAAGGGCTGCACCAAGGACACCGACGGCGACGGCGTGCACGACGGCATCGACAAGTGCCCGAACACGCCCAAGGGCGCCAAGGTCGACGCCAACGGCTGCCCGATGGACACCGACGGCGACGGCGTCTACGACGGCATCGACCAGTGCCCCGGCACCACCAAGGGCTGCAAGGTCGACGCGAAGGGCTGCCCGATCGACAGCGATCGCGACGGCGTGTGCGACGGTCTCGACCAGTGTCCCGGCACCGAGGCCGGCCTGAAGGTCGACGAGAAGGGTTGCCCGCCGCCTCCGGCGCCGAAGGTTGCGCCGATCTTCACCCCCGAGCAGCGCGAGTTCATTCTCGAGGGGATCACCTTCGCGAACGACAGCGCCACGATCACCACCGAGTCGACCTTCGTCCTCGACAAGGTCGTCCTCGCGCTGCAGGCCTATCCCGAGGCGACGTTCGAGATCCGTGGCCACACGGACTCGAAGGGCTCGGACGCCTACAACCTCAAGCTCTCCGATCGTCGCGCGAAGGCCGTGCAGGACTACTTCCTGTCGAAGGGGATCGCGGCTTCCCGGATGACGGCGAAGGGCTACGGCGAGAAGGAACCGATCGCCGACAACAAGACCGAAGAGGGCCGGGCGAAGAACCGCCGCGTCGCCCTGCGTCGCACGGACCAGTAG